A region from the Brevinematales bacterium genome encodes:
- a CDS encoding SpoVG family protein: MKITDVKVKKLSTDGRKSSKVKGVASVTFDDQFVVHNIKIVEGRGKLFISMPSRKVGNQNKDIAHPITSDFRKELEDAIISQYNAI, from the coding sequence ATGAAGATTACCGATGTTAAGGTCAAAAAACTTTCTACTGATGGTAGAAAGAGTAGCAAGGTCAAGGGTGTTGCGTCTGTTACTTTTGACGATCAGTTTGTAGTTCACAACATTAAAATTGTTGAAGGTAGAGGGAAGTTATTTATCTCTATGCCTTCAAGGAAAGTGGGTAATCAAAACAAAGATATTGCTCATCCTATAACATCCGATTTCAGAAAAGAATTGGAGGATGCTATTATATCGCAGTATAATGCTATTTAG